The following coding sequences are from one Bacteroidales bacterium window:
- a CDS encoding geranylgeranylglyceryl/heptaprenylglyceryl phosphate synthase, which produces MIYNTVSTPGRKTISLLIDPEKQPVASLDKTLAVAEKSMVDLILVGGSLTSLPVTDFITELKAHSNIPVLLFPGNLMQLSDKADGILLLSLISGRNPELLIGNHVMASRFLKKSGMEIIPTGYILIGADIRTSVAYMSNTIPIPAQKSDIITATAIAGEQLGMKLIYLEAGSGAKEMVSPEVITEVKRNISIPLWVGGGIRSRHDVQKLYAAGADGVVVGTAVEEDYENLIRLAEVRKEFTW; this is translated from the coding sequence GTGATCTACAATACCGTTTCAACACCCGGCCGGAAAACAATTTCCCTTTTGATCGATCCCGAAAAACAACCGGTTGCCTCCCTGGATAAAACACTGGCAGTTGCAGAAAAATCAATGGTTGATCTCATTCTTGTAGGAGGAAGTCTTACTTCACTCCCTGTAACTGATTTTATCACCGAACTTAAAGCCCATAGCAATATTCCGGTATTGCTTTTCCCCGGAAACCTAATGCAGCTAAGCGATAAAGCTGACGGTATATTACTATTGTCTTTGATTTCAGGCAGAAATCCTGAATTGCTGATCGGAAATCATGTCATGGCTTCCCGGTTCCTGAAAAAGTCGGGCATGGAAATCATTCCAACAGGATATATCCTTATTGGCGCGGATATCCGAACGTCTGTGGCTTATATGAGCAATACAATTCCCATTCCGGCTCAAAAATCCGACATTATCACGGCCACGGCAATCGCCGGTGAGCAGCTTGGAATGAAACTCATTTATCTTGAAGCCGGAAGTGGTGCAAAAGAAATGGTGTCGCCGGAAGTGATAACAGAAGTTAAAAGGAATATTAGCATACCGTTATGGGTAGGTGGCGGAATCCGAAGCAGGCATGATGTGCAAAAGCTTTACGCTGCGGGCGCCGATGGAGTGGTTGTCGGAACGGCGGTGGAGGAGGATTATGAAAACCTCATCCGGCTTGCGGAAGTCCGCAAAGAATTTACATGGTAA
- a CDS encoding 4'-phosphopantetheinyl transferase superfamily protein — translation MAIILNEQFECGCQLGIWKITEDYNALRSSVKLNREELETLEKFTHLPRKIEWLSVRVLLNAMTQRELSIFYNRNRKPFIKEENYLISISHSRDLTSIMLSRQKRVGIDLEYMSHRIGNISDRFINSQEQITTDEEQRKYHLYIHWCAKEALYKICDKQDINFKETLTIEPFIPAEKGELNGWVRNRSRNELFKMNYFSLGNYVVVWTCK, via the coding sequence ATGGCAATTATACTGAATGAGCAATTTGAATGCGGCTGCCAGTTGGGCATCTGGAAAATTACCGAAGATTATAATGCGCTGCGTTCAAGTGTTAAACTTAACCGCGAAGAGCTTGAAACCCTTGAAAAATTCACCCATCTTCCACGTAAAATCGAGTGGTTGAGCGTCAGGGTACTTTTAAATGCAATGACTCAGCGTGAACTGTCCATATTTTATAATCGCAACAGAAAGCCGTTTATAAAAGAAGAAAACTACCTGATCAGCATATCCCATTCGCGGGACCTTACTTCAATCATGCTAAGCAGGCAGAAAAGAGTGGGAATAGACCTTGAGTATATGTCGCACCGGATTGGCAATATATCCGACCGGTTCATCAACAGCCAGGAACAGATTACTACGGATGAGGAACAGCGCAAATACCATTTATACATTCACTGGTGTGCGAAGGAAGCCCTTTATAAGATCTGTGACAAGCAGGATATTAATTTCAAGGAAACGCTGACAATTGAACCTTTTATCCCTGCTGAAAAAGGTGAACTGAACGGGTGGGTCAGAAACCGTTCAAGGAATGAACTTTTTAAAATGAATTATTTTTCACTGGGTAATTATGTTGTTGTCTGGACGTGTAAATAG
- a CDS encoding RNA-binding S4 domain-containing protein: MSSEDKIRIDKWLWAMRIFKTRTLATDACRKGRIIINGNEVKPSHDVKPGETIFIRKLPVVYTVRVIAVSNNRLPAQRVREFLEDLTSPEELEKLKISESSFFRRDKGSGRPTKKDRRLLDNIFDQ, from the coding sequence ATGTCATCGGAAGATAAAATCAGGATTGATAAATGGCTATGGGCCATGCGCATTTTTAAAACGCGTACCCTTGCCACGGATGCCTGCAGAAAAGGAAGGATCATAATTAACGGCAATGAGGTAAAACCATCGCATGATGTGAAACCGGGTGAAACGATATTTATCCGGAAGCTTCCTGTGGTTTATACTGTCCGTGTTATAGCGGTGAGCAATAACAGGCTTCCTGCCCAGCGGGTAAGGGAGTTTTTGGAAGACCTTACATCACCTGAAGAACTTGAAAAGCTTAAAATCAGTGAAAGCAGCTTTTTCAGGCGGGATAAAGGCAGTGGCAGACCAACCAAAAAGGATCGCCGATTACTTGATAATATTTTTGATCAATAG
- a CDS encoding DUF4924 family protein, with translation MLIAQEKRKTNIAEYILYMWQVEDLIRAYRFNIDDIEENLISQYPNSEKIRDDVRDWYANLILMMYQEGIRERGHLSFLKTLMDEITDLHIRLINLEGQDDYQQLYRNAQVYLDEFRKKSADPNAGDIETCLNALYGLLLLRLKKQQVSRETEIAMSTFSKLMALLSQIFLKVERGEREI, from the coding sequence ATGCTGATAGCCCAGGAAAAGAGAAAAACCAATATTGCAGAATATATACTGTATATGTGGCAGGTGGAAGACCTGATCCGTGCATACCGGTTTAATATTGACGATATTGAAGAAAATTTGATTTCACAGTACCCTAACTCGGAAAAAATCCGGGATGATGTACGCGACTGGTATGCAAACCTTATCCTGATGATGTACCAGGAAGGGATCCGTGAAAGAGGTCATCTGAGTTTCCTGAAAACACTGATGGACGAAATTACCGACCTGCATATCAGGCTCATTAATCTCGAAGGGCAGGATGATTACCAGCAATTATACCGGAATGCTCAGGTGTATCTTGATGAATTCAGGAAAAAAAGTGCCGATCCGAATGCCGGTGATATTGAAACCTGCCTGAATGCGCTTTACGGCCTGCTACTTCTGCGCCTAAAAAAACAACAGGTAAGCCGCGAAACCGAAATCGCTATGTCAACCTTTTCCAAACTAATGGCCCTGCTTTCTCAGATATTTCTGAAGGTAGAGAGAGGAGAGAGGGAGATTTGA
- the gldE gene encoding gliding motility-associated protein GldE has protein sequence MDEEPYYQAAGMVFQVTVHPFTLNLLFAIFAILVLLILSALVSGAEAAFFSLSPSEIEKFRNSKSSNDQSINRLLGIPDKLLATVLVSNNLLNIGIIIISAYVSSSLFDFSHSEVLGFIVEVIVITLLIVFFGDILPKIYAIRYSGKVAAFMAKPLETTEKLLRPLNYLLVNSTGWLQKISGQHKKNISMDDLSEALDLTQHSLSDDKKILEGIVKFGNLNASAIMTPRIDIVGVSIRTRFKKLIGVIVDSGYSRIPVYSDDFDNIRGILYIKDLLPYLDKPDSFNWQSLLRPAYYIPEAKRINDLLKEFQTSKIHMAVVIDEYGGTLGIITLEDILEEIVGEISDESDLEEPPPYVKLDDKNYLFEGKALLNDFFKIFNLYEEDFESIKGEADTLAGMILELKGELPRKNEAFKIKGFTFTVKSVDQRRIKQIQVTLE, from the coding sequence TTGGACGAAGAACCCTATTACCAGGCTGCCGGCATGGTATTTCAAGTTACGGTACACCCGTTTACTCTCAATTTGCTGTTTGCTATTTTTGCCATCCTGGTATTGCTCATCCTTTCGGCTCTTGTTTCCGGAGCCGAGGCGGCTTTCTTTTCGCTTTCCCCTTCAGAAATTGAAAAATTCCGTAATTCCAAATCATCAAATGACCAATCAATTAACCGCCTTTTGGGCATTCCCGACAAATTGCTGGCGACCGTTCTTGTATCGAATAATCTTCTGAATATTGGAATTATTATCATTTCAGCATATGTAAGCAGTTCACTCTTTGATTTTTCACATTCCGAAGTTCTCGGGTTTATTGTTGAAGTCATAGTAATTACCTTGCTGATCGTGTTTTTCGGCGATATTTTGCCCAAGATATATGCAATTCGTTATTCAGGAAAGGTAGCAGCCTTTATGGCAAAGCCGCTTGAGACAACCGAGAAATTACTGAGGCCGCTGAATTACCTGCTTGTCAATTCAACGGGTTGGCTCCAGAAAATTTCAGGCCAGCATAAAAAGAATATTTCAATGGATGACCTTTCCGAAGCACTTGATCTCACTCAGCATAGCCTGAGTGATGATAAAAAGATTCTGGAAGGCATCGTAAAATTCGGCAACCTCAATGCAAGCGCCATTATGACGCCGCGAATTGATATTGTTGGGGTTTCAATACGCACACGATTCAAAAAGCTTATTGGTGTGATTGTGGATTCGGGCTATTCAAGAATACCTGTCTACAGCGACGACTTTGACAACATCAGGGGTATTCTTTACATAAAAGACCTGCTGCCATATCTTGATAAACCGGATTCATTCAACTGGCAATCGCTCCTCCGGCCGGCTTATTATATTCCTGAAGCCAAGAGGATCAATGACCTGCTTAAGGAATTCCAGACTTCCAAAATTCATATGGCCGTTGTGATTGATGAATACGGCGGAACACTTGGAATTATTACACTTGAGGACATACTTGAAGAAATTGTGGGCGAGATCAGCGATGAATCTGATCTTGAAGAACCTCCACCTTACGTAAAACTTGACGATAAAAATTACCTTTTTGAAGGGAAAGCCCTGTTAAACGATTTTTTTAAAATTTTTAACCTTTATGAGGAAGATTTTGAGTCAATTAAAGGAGAAGCTGATACCCTGGCCGGGATGATCCTTGAATTAAAAGGAGAACTTCCAAGGAAAAACGAGGCTTTTAAAATAAAAGGATTTACTTTCACCGTGAAATCGGTCGATCAGCGGAGAATTAAACAAATTCAGGTCACCCTGGAATAA
- the mutY gene encoding A/G-specific adenine glycosylase, with amino-acid sequence MTFFISISGKKNMNVSSLLIKWYHNNKRDLPWRLSQNPYHIWISEIILQQTRVNQGLQYYCRFIRKYPDIQDMADAPLDEILKLWQGLGYYSRARNMHLTAKQIVKEFDGRFPSTYDSLIKLKGIGKYTAAAIASMAFNEPVAVVDGNVYRVISRIYAVSEPITSTAGKKLFESLAGELLNTLDPATHNQAMMEFGALVCVPRNPDCLSCVLAEGCMAREMNLVHELPVKKVRQATRMRYFNYLVIKNKDHILIRKRNEKDIWNSLYEFPMIETPEPVSFDELRQKSPWDKLTWHAGQVEEPVVTYNHKLSHQTLICSFFKADSGKLPEPDGGEYIRVNLNDIKEYAVPKVIERFLEEMEKT; translated from the coding sequence TTGACATTCTTTATATCGATTTCAGGAAAAAAAAACATGAATGTGTCCTCATTATTAATTAAATGGTACCATAATAATAAAAGGGACCTTCCATGGCGTTTATCGCAAAACCCTTATCATATCTGGATATCAGAGATTATTTTGCAGCAAACACGGGTCAATCAAGGCCTGCAATACTATTGCCGTTTTATCCGAAAATATCCTGATATACAGGATATGGCTGATGCACCTCTTGATGAGATATTGAAGCTTTGGCAGGGTCTAGGCTATTATTCCAGGGCTCGTAACATGCACTTAACTGCAAAACAGATTGTTAAGGAGTTTGATGGTCGGTTTCCCTCAACCTATGATTCGCTTATTAAATTAAAAGGAATCGGCAAATACACTGCTGCAGCCATTGCCTCAATGGCTTTCAATGAACCGGTTGCCGTTGTCGACGGAAATGTATACCGCGTAATCAGCCGTATATATGCCGTATCAGAGCCCATAACATCTACGGCAGGAAAAAAACTTTTTGAAAGTCTGGCAGGTGAACTGTTAAACACCCTGGACCCGGCAACCCATAACCAGGCTATGATGGAATTCGGGGCGCTTGTCTGCGTGCCCCGTAATCCCGACTGCCTGTCTTGCGTGCTTGCGGAAGGTTGTATGGCAAGGGAAATGAATCTTGTTCATGAACTGCCTGTGAAGAAAGTCCGGCAGGCAACCCGGATGAGATATTTTAATTATTTGGTTATCAAAAATAAAGACCATATCCTTATCAGAAAACGAAACGAAAAAGATATCTGGAATTCGCTTTATGAATTTCCCATGATTGAAACACCTGAACCTGTATCATTTGATGAACTTCGCCAAAAATCACCGTGGGATAAACTAACCTGGCATGCAGGCCAGGTTGAAGAGCCTGTAGTCACATACAATCACAAACTCAGCCACCAGACGCTGATTTGCAGTTTCTTTAAAGCGGATTCCGGAAAACTCCCGGAGCCTGATGGTGGAGAATACATACGGGTAAATCTTAATGATATTAAGGAATACGCCGTGCCCAAGGTGATTGAGAGGTTTTTGGAGGAGATGGAAAAAACCTGA
- a CDS encoding Rne/Rng family ribonuclease: MSKELIIDTSSSDVNIALLEDKKLVELNKEKSNPKFAVGDIYIGKVKKLMPGLNAAFVDVGFEKDAFLHYLDLGPQVRTLHKFLESSLNRRGKAFSFQKFKREKDIDKEGTITDVLTQGQLVMVQIAKEPISTKGPRLTSEISIAGRNLVLMPFHDKVSVSQKIQSAEERNRLKTLIQSIRPQNYGIIVRTVAEGKKVKDLDTELKGLVRKWENAFDNLKNIKPPYLFIGEINRTTAILRDILNVSFNSITVDDEIIFREIKDYINTIAPEKEKIVKLHKGTVPIFEHFGVEKQIKSAFGKTVSFKNGAYLIIEHTEALHVIDVNSGNRSKSVNNQESNAFETNLAAAEEIARQLRLRDMGGIIVIDFIDMQSSDHRQKVNEKIKQCMENDRAKHSILPLSKFGLMQITRQRVRPEMHISTTEKCPTCNGTGEISPSILFIDKIENHITSILEKQKHSLLVLKLHPYVAAYLTKGIIPLNLRWRFHFGCRIKIISISSYDFLEYHLFDGKGEEVAM, encoded by the coding sequence GTGAGCAAAGAATTGATTATTGATACATCTTCCAGCGATGTTAACATTGCTCTACTAGAGGATAAAAAATTAGTCGAATTAAATAAGGAAAAAAGCAATCCCAAGTTTGCCGTTGGTGATATCTATATTGGCAAAGTAAAGAAGTTGATGCCCGGTTTAAATGCGGCTTTTGTTGATGTTGGTTTTGAAAAGGATGCTTTTTTGCACTATCTTGATCTTGGTCCCCAGGTAAGAACACTGCACAAATTTCTTGAATCATCGCTCAACCGCCGCGGGAAAGCATTTTCATTTCAGAAATTTAAAAGGGAAAAGGATATTGATAAAGAAGGAACTATTACGGATGTCCTCACGCAGGGACAACTTGTAATGGTGCAGATAGCTAAGGAACCCATCTCCACAAAAGGCCCGCGCCTTACATCCGAAATCTCAATTGCAGGCCGTAACCTGGTGTTAATGCCTTTCCATGATAAGGTTTCCGTATCGCAAAAGATCCAGTCGGCTGAAGAAAGAAACCGCCTTAAAACGCTTATTCAAAGCATCAGACCTCAGAATTACGGCATCATTGTACGTACAGTGGCTGAAGGCAAAAAGGTAAAGGATCTTGATACGGAGTTGAAGGGTCTTGTCCGTAAATGGGAAAATGCCTTTGATAATTTAAAAAACATAAAGCCGCCGTATCTTTTTATCGGCGAGATCAACCGCACAACTGCCATACTCCGTGATATCCTGAATGTATCATTCAACAGCATCACTGTGGATGATGAAATCATCTTCAGGGAAATAAAAGATTACATCAATACGATTGCCCCTGAAAAGGAGAAAATTGTAAAGCTCCACAAGGGCACTGTTCCCATTTTTGAGCATTTCGGTGTTGAAAAGCAGATCAAATCTGCATTCGGAAAAACGGTATCCTTCAAGAACGGTGCATACTTAATTATCGAGCATACCGAGGCACTCCATGTAATTGACGTCAACAGCGGCAACCGGTCGAAATCGGTGAACAACCAGGAAAGCAATGCCTTTGAAACTAACCTGGCTGCAGCTGAAGAAATTGCCCGGCAATTGAGGTTAAGAGATATGGGTGGCATTATTGTAATCGACTTCATCGACATGCAGTCGAGCGATCATCGCCAGAAGGTGAATGAAAAGATAAAGCAGTGCATGGAAAACGACCGTGCCAAGCACAGCATTCTGCCTCTGAGCAAATTCGGACTGATGCAGATAACCCGTCAACGGGTGCGGCCTGAAATGCATATCAGCACTACGGAAAAGTGTCCTACATGCAACGGTACCGGTGAAATTTCACCAAGCATCCTGTTTATTGATAAGATAGAAAACCATATCACCTCGATACTTGAAAAGCAGAAGCATAGTCTTCTTGTTCTTAAGCTTCATCCCTATGTGGCAGCCTACCTGACCAAAGGAATCATTCCGTTGAATCTCCGGTGGCGCTTTCATTTCGGCTGCCGTATAAAGATCATATCCATTTCATCCTACGATTTCCTTGAATACCATTTGTTTGATGGTAAGGGGGAGGAAGTGGCGATGTAA
- a CDS encoding DUF6340 family protein, with translation MKKVTIILISVFAFILFSGSAWVKLTLVRPSDLVLPENLKSIALIDRTLQDETNQNKIEQVITGEAFHQDDQAVARIAEGFIEACSGTKRFETVRTSERYKSNGTKNTFPAPLDWETVTEICNRHKTDILLSIEIFDTDFLLTNNPVKLDTKTENGQVSTRVEFRANGIAVINLGIRLYDAVNHVIIDEFQTTHRLNFDAQAPTLQGALNSLLDKTEAINRASYDAGFIYGQRITPTYYQVTRYFFDKPKKELGTGVRYSEVAQWDKAIDSWMKTVNNGDRKDAGRAAFNIAVAYEVLGDLEKAKEWASRSYTEFEEKDANNYYNALTDRIRDEARVSNQ, from the coding sequence ATGAAAAAAGTTACGATTATACTTATTTCCGTTTTTGCCTTTATCCTTTTCTCAGGCTCAGCATGGGTTAAGCTAACCCTTGTAAGGCCTTCAGACCTTGTATTGCCCGAAAACCTGAAATCAATTGCCCTTATCGACCGGACTTTACAGGATGAAACCAACCAGAATAAGATTGAACAGGTTATAACCGGTGAAGCCTTTCATCAGGATGACCAGGCGGTTGCCCGCATTGCAGAAGGTTTTATAGAAGCCTGTTCTGGAACAAAAAGATTTGAAACCGTGAGAACTTCAGAAAGATATAAATCGAACGGTACAAAAAATACGTTTCCTGCCCCGCTTGACTGGGAAACTGTTACGGAAATCTGTAACCGCCACAAAACCGATATCCTGCTTTCAATAGAAATTTTCGATACTGATTTTTTGCTTACGAACAATCCTGTAAAGCTGGATACGAAGACCGAGAACGGCCAGGTTTCAACAAGGGTTGAATTCAGGGCCAACGGCATAGCCGTTATAAATCTTGGAATCCGGCTATATGATGCGGTGAACCATGTAATCATCGATGAATTCCAGACGACGCACCGACTGAACTTTGATGCACAGGCACCAACTTTGCAGGGCGCACTTAATTCACTGCTCGACAAAACCGAAGCTATAAACCGGGCCAGCTATGATGCCGGGTTTATTTACGGCCAACGCATCACTCCAACCTATTACCAGGTAACCCGGTATTTCTTTGATAAGCCTAAAAAGGAGCTGGGAACGGGTGTAAGGTACTCCGAAGTCGCACAATGGGATAAAGCCATTGATTCATGGATGAAGACTGTAAATAACGGCGACAGGAAAGACGCCGGCAGGGCCGCTTTCAATATTGCTGTTGCCTATGAAGTCCTGGGTGATCTTGAAAAGGCAAAGGAATGGGCATCACGTTCCTATACAGAATTTGAGGAAAAAGACGCGAACAATTACTATAATGCGCTTACAGACAGGATAAGGGATGAGGCGAGGGTAAGTAATCAGTAA
- the gldD gene encoding gliding motility lipoprotein GldD — MNKFQSFFFRVCLACTLAFFSVCLTSCHKNYTPKPRSYFRIDFPEKKYVQYHSEGCPYSFEVPVYSKVVPFEGRMAEPCWINIEFPGYKGVLHITYKTLSNNLGSFVEDIHTLAYKHSIKADDIIEKPFYYPDRKVNGILYDIRGNTASSLSFFVTDSTRNFLSGALYFNVIPNKDSLAPVIQFFSADVQHLIETITWN, encoded by the coding sequence ATGAATAAATTTCAATCATTCTTTTTCAGGGTTTGTCTTGCATGCACCCTTGCCTTTTTTTCAGTGTGTTTAACCAGTTGCCACAAAAATTATACGCCAAAACCACGGAGTTATTTCAGGATCGACTTTCCCGAAAAAAAATATGTGCAGTACCATTCCGAAGGTTGCCCTTACAGCTTTGAAGTTCCGGTGTATTCAAAAGTGGTCCCTTTTGAAGGCAGGATGGCCGAACCATGCTGGATCAATATAGAGTTCCCCGGATATAAAGGTGTTCTGCATATTACCTATAAAACCTTAAGCAACAACCTGGGCAGTTTCGTTGAAGACATTCATACGCTGGCTTATAAACATAGTATCAAGGCGGATGATATTATTGAAAAGCCTTTTTATTACCCCGATCGTAAGGTAAACGGCATTCTTTATGATATCAGAGGTAACACGGCCTCGTCACTCAGCTTTTTTGTTACCGACAGCACACGCAACTTTTTAAGTGGTGCATTGTATTTTAATGTGATACCCAATAAAGATTCACTTGCGCCGGTTATTCAATTTTTTTCGGCAGATGTGCAGCATCTCATTGAGACAATAACCTGGAATTAA
- a CDS encoding single-stranded DNA-binding protein, which produces MSVNKVILVGHVGQDPEVRYLDNNTPVCTIRMATSDVYKNKSGERVTTTEWHNVVLWRGLAEVAEKYVKKGSQIYIEGKLRTRSWDDKDKNKRYTTEIVADVMQLLGKRSDEQGQSPQALSHGDQPAPDKMQVDEPDINNDLPF; this is translated from the coding sequence ATGTCAGTCAATAAAGTAATTCTTGTGGGTCACGTCGGACAGGACCCTGAGGTTCGTTACCTTGATAATAATACACCTGTCTGCACCATCAGAATGGCGACAAGTGATGTTTACAAGAACAAAAGCGGCGAACGGGTTACAACGACCGAATGGCATAATGTAGTGCTATGGAGAGGACTGGCTGAAGTGGCTGAGAAATATGTAAAAAAGGGTAGCCAGATTTATATTGAAGGGAAACTGAGAACCCGCTCCTGGGATGATAAAGATAAAAACAAACGCTATACTACCGAAATAGTTGCGGATGTCATGCAACTTCTGGGTAAAAGAAGTGACGAACAGGGCCAGTCGCCCCAGGCTCTTTCACATGGTGACCAGCCTGCACCCGATAAAATGCAGGTTGACGAACCTGATATAAACAATGATTTGCCTTTTTAG
- a CDS encoding HU family DNA-binding protein — MTKADIVNEISKNTGIEKITVQKTVEAFMEAVKDSLVVSKNVYLRGFGSFIIKKRAKKTARNISKNTTLIIPAHNIPSFKPAKTFVNKVKANVK; from the coding sequence ATGACGAAAGCGGATATTGTAAACGAAATCTCTAAAAACACCGGGATTGAGAAAATAACTGTTCAGAAGACAGTTGAAGCTTTTATGGAAGCTGTAAAGGACTCGCTGGTTGTGAGTAAGAATGTCTACCTCAGGGGATTTGGTAGCTTTATAATTAAGAAAAGGGCTAAGAAAACAGCTAGGAATATATCAAAAAATACAACTCTGATCATTCCTGCTCATAATATCCCTTCGTTCAAGCCTGCAAAAACCTTTGTAAATAAGGTAAAAGCTAACGTAAAGTAA
- a CDS encoding neutral zinc metallopeptidase, whose amino-acid sequence MRWKGREGSGNIEDRRGMSGGRIAAGGTVGTLVIVVIVWLLGGNPSQLLNNLQSGTEQGTADSTVIQAEQELADFSSVVLKDTEDVWHELFAKNGQSYREPTLVLFSGSTQSGCGFSSAATGPFYCPGDEKLYIDLSFLQELQDKLSAKGDFAMAYIIAHEVGHHVQKLLGITDKMNEMRGQVSESEYNKYSVKLELQADFLAGVWAYHAQRTKNILEEGDIDEAINAAAAVGDDRIQMQSQGYVVPDAFTHGTSEQRKYWFMRGFKTGDISKGDTFKEVD is encoded by the coding sequence ATGCGCTGGAAAGGACGTGAAGGCAGTGGCAATATCGAGGACCGCCGCGGAATGAGCGGTGGCAGAATTGCTGCCGGCGGTACCGTCGGTACCCTTGTAATTGTTGTTATCGTTTGGCTTCTTGGAGGAAATCCTTCCCAGTTACTGAATAATCTTCAATCCGGCACCGAACAGGGAACAGCCGATTCCACAGTTATTCAGGCTGAACAGGAACTTGCCGATTTTTCTTCGGTAGTGCTAAAGGATACCGAAGATGTATGGCATGAACTGTTTGCAAAAAACGGTCAATCTTACCGCGAACCGACTCTTGTTCTTTTCAGCGGTTCTACTCAATCGGGCTGCGGCTTTTCTTCAGCGGCAACAGGCCCGTTCTATTGTCCCGGCGATGAAAAACTGTATATCGATCTTTCCTTTCTGCAGGAGTTGCAGGACAAACTATCGGCAAAGGGAGATTTTGCCATGGCCTATATTATTGCCCATGAAGTAGGACATCATGTTCAGAAACTCCTTGGAATTACAGATAAAATGAATGAAATGCGCGGCCAGGTTAGTGAATCGGAATATAATAAATACTCAGTGAAACTTGAACTTCAGGCTGATTTTCTGGCTGGTGTCTGGGCTTATCATGCCCAGCGCACGAAAAACATTCTTGAAGAAGGGGATATTGATGAAGCCATAAACGCGGCTGCTGCTGTGGGCGACGACCGCATCCAAATGCAATCGCAGGGTTATGTGGTTCCCGATGCGTTCACACACGGCACTTCTGAACAGCGAAAATACTGGTTCATGAGAGGCTTTAAAACCGGCGATATCAGTAAGGGAGATACTTTTAAAGAAGTGGATTAG